A region from the Eulemur rufifrons isolate Redbay chromosome 21, OSU_ERuf_1, whole genome shotgun sequence genome encodes:
- the NOC4L gene encoding nucleolar complex protein 4 homolog isoform X1 produces the protein MEREPGPEGARRALGRWLEAVLASRGQANAVFDILAVLQSEDQEEIQEAVRTCSRLFGALLERGELFVGQLPSEEMVMAGSRGAMRKYQVWMRHRYHSCCNRLGELLAHPSFQVKEQALSTLMKFVQLEGTHPLEKPKWEGNYLFPRKLFKVVLGGLLSPEEDHSLLLSQFREYLEYDDIRYHTMQAAAGALARVADRHPEVSLTFWNNAFTLLSAVSLPRQERNLSNFYAPRSRPSDKWKVTHLREHRKAFQAMWLSFLKHKLPLSLYKKVLVIVHDAILPHLAQPTLLIDFLSSAYDLGGAISLLALNGLFVLIHKHNLEYPDFYRKLYGLLDPSVFHVKYRARFFHLADLFLSSSHLPAYLVAAFAKRLARLALTAPPEALLMVLPFICNLLRRHPACRVLVHRPQGPELDADPYDPAEEDPAKSRALESCLWELQALQRHYHPEVSKAASVINQVLSVPEVSIAPLLELTAYELFEQDLKKGPRPVPLEFIPAQGLLGRRDDLCAQHFTLS, from the exons ATGGAGCGGGAGCCGGGGCCCGAGGGCGCGCGCCGGGCGCTGGGCCGCTGGCTGGAGGCGGTGCTGGCGAGCCGCGGCCAGGCCAACGCCGTGTTCGACATCCTGGCCGTGCTGCAG TCTGAGGACCAGGAGGAGATCCAGGAAGCAGTGCGCACGTGCAGCCGTCTTTTTGGGGCCTTGCTGGAGCGCGGAGAGCTGTTTGTGGGCCAGTTGCCCTCTGAGGAGATGGTCATGGCAG GGTCCCGGGGAGCCATGCGCAAGTACCAGGTGTGGATGAGACATCGCTACCACAGCTGCTGCAACCGCCTGGGGGAGCTCCTGGCCCACCCCTCCTTTCAGGTCAAG GAGCAGGCCCTCAGCACGCTCATGAAGTTCGTGCAGCTGGAAGGAACCCACCCCTTGGAGAAGCCCAAGTGGGAAGGCAACTACCTGTTCCCCCGCAAGCTCTTCAAG GTGGTGCTGGGAGGCCTGCTTTCGCCCGAGGAGGACCACAGCCTGCTGCTCTCCCAGTTCCGGGAGTATCTGGAATACGACGACATCCGCTACCACACGATGCAGGCAGCTGCGGGCGCCTTGGCCCGGGTCGCCGACCGGCACCCTGAG GTGTCTCTCACCTTCTGGAACAACGCCTTCACGCTGCTGTCCGCCGTGAGCCTGCCCCGCCAGGAGCGCAATCTCTCCAACTTCTACGCGCCGCGCTCGC GGCCGTCGGACAAGTGGAAAGTCACTCATCTGAGG GAGCACAGGAAGGCTTTCCAGGCCATGTGGCTCAGCTTCCTCAAGCATAAG CTGCCCCTGAGCCTCTACAAGAAGGTGCTGGTGATCGTGCACGACGCCATCCTGCCGCACCTGGCGCAGCCCACCCTCCTGATAGACTTCCTCAGCAGCGCCTACGACCTCG GGGGCGCCATCAGTCTCCTGGCCCTGAACGGCCTGTTCGTCCTGATCCACAAGCACAACCT GGAATACCCCGACTTCTACCGGAAGCTTTATGGCCTCCTGGACCCGTCCGTCTTCCACGTCAAGTATCGCGCCCGGTTCTTCCACCTGGCCGACCTCTTCCTGTCGTCCTC CCATCTCCCCGCCTACCTGGTGGCTGCCTTCGCCAAGCGCCTGGCCCGCCTGGCCCTGACGGCGCCCCCCGAGGCCCTGCTCATGGTCCTGCCCTTCATCTGCAACCTGCTGCGCAGACACCCCGCCTGCCGGGTCCTCGTGCACCGCCCGCAGGGCCCCG AGCTGGATGCCGACCCCTACGACCCCGCGGAGGAAGACCCCGCCAAGAGCCGGGCCCTGGAGAGCTGCCTGTGGGAGCTGCAG gccctccaGCGTCACTACCACCCTGAGGTGTCCAAAGCCGCCAGCGTCATCAACCAGGTGTTGTCTGTCCCCGAGGTCAGCATCGCGCCACTCCTGGAGCTCACCGCGTACGAG CTCTTCGAGCAGGACCTGAAGAAGGGGCCCAGGCCGGTGCCTCTGGAGTTCATCCCGGCACAGGGCCTGCTGGGCCGGCGGGACGACCTCTGCGCCCAGCACTTCACGCTCAGCTGA
- the NOC4L gene encoding nucleolar complex protein 4 homolog isoform X5 translates to MEREPGPEGARRALGRWLEAVLASRGQANAVFDILAVLQSEDQEEIQEAVRTCSRLFGALLERGELFVGQLPSEEMVMAGSRGAMRKYQVWMRHRYHSCCNRLGELLAHPSFQVKEQALSTLMKFVQLEGTHPLEKPKWEGNYLFPRKLFKFREYLEYDDIRYHTMQAAAGALARVADRHPEVSLTFWNNAFTLLSAVSLPRQERNLSNFYAPRSREWPSDKWKVTHLREHRKAFQAMWLSFLKHKLPLSLYKKVLVIVHDAILPHLAQPTLLIDFLSSAYDLGGAISLLALNGLFVLIHKHNLEYPDFYRKLYGLLDPSVFHVKYRARFFHLADLFLSSSHLPAYLVAAFAKRLARLALTAPPEALLMVLPFICNLLRRHPACRVLVHRPQGPELDADPYDPAEEDPAKSRALESCLWELQALQRHYHPEVSKAASVINQVLSVPEVSIAPLLELTAYELFEQDLKKGPRPVPLEFIPAQGLLGRRDDLCAQHFTLS, encoded by the exons ATGGAGCGGGAGCCGGGGCCCGAGGGCGCGCGCCGGGCGCTGGGCCGCTGGCTGGAGGCGGTGCTGGCGAGCCGCGGCCAGGCCAACGCCGTGTTCGACATCCTGGCCGTGCTGCAG TCTGAGGACCAGGAGGAGATCCAGGAAGCAGTGCGCACGTGCAGCCGTCTTTTTGGGGCCTTGCTGGAGCGCGGAGAGCTGTTTGTGGGCCAGTTGCCCTCTGAGGAGATGGTCATGGCAG GGTCCCGGGGAGCCATGCGCAAGTACCAGGTGTGGATGAGACATCGCTACCACAGCTGCTGCAACCGCCTGGGGGAGCTCCTGGCCCACCCCTCCTTTCAGGTCAAG GAGCAGGCCCTCAGCACGCTCATGAAGTTCGTGCAGCTGGAAGGAACCCACCCCTTGGAGAAGCCCAAGTGGGAAGGCAACTACCTGTTCCCCCGCAAGCTCTTCAAG TTCCGGGAGTATCTGGAATACGACGACATCCGCTACCACACGATGCAGGCAGCTGCGGGCGCCTTGGCCCGGGTCGCCGACCGGCACCCTGAG GTGTCTCTCACCTTCTGGAACAACGCCTTCACGCTGCTGTCCGCCGTGAGCCTGCCCCGCCAGGAGCGCAATCTCTCCAACTTCTACGCGCCGCGCTCGCGTGAGT GGCCGTCGGACAAGTGGAAAGTCACTCATCTGAGG GAGCACAGGAAGGCTTTCCAGGCCATGTGGCTCAGCTTCCTCAAGCATAAG CTGCCCCTGAGCCTCTACAAGAAGGTGCTGGTGATCGTGCACGACGCCATCCTGCCGCACCTGGCGCAGCCCACCCTCCTGATAGACTTCCTCAGCAGCGCCTACGACCTCG GGGGCGCCATCAGTCTCCTGGCCCTGAACGGCCTGTTCGTCCTGATCCACAAGCACAACCT GGAATACCCCGACTTCTACCGGAAGCTTTATGGCCTCCTGGACCCGTCCGTCTTCCACGTCAAGTATCGCGCCCGGTTCTTCCACCTGGCCGACCTCTTCCTGTCGTCCTC CCATCTCCCCGCCTACCTGGTGGCTGCCTTCGCCAAGCGCCTGGCCCGCCTGGCCCTGACGGCGCCCCCCGAGGCCCTGCTCATGGTCCTGCCCTTCATCTGCAACCTGCTGCGCAGACACCCCGCCTGCCGGGTCCTCGTGCACCGCCCGCAGGGCCCCG AGCTGGATGCCGACCCCTACGACCCCGCGGAGGAAGACCCCGCCAAGAGCCGGGCCCTGGAGAGCTGCCTGTGGGAGCTGCAG gccctccaGCGTCACTACCACCCTGAGGTGTCCAAAGCCGCCAGCGTCATCAACCAGGTGTTGTCTGTCCCCGAGGTCAGCATCGCGCCACTCCTGGAGCTCACCGCGTACGAG CTCTTCGAGCAGGACCTGAAGAAGGGGCCCAGGCCGGTGCCTCTGGAGTTCATCCCGGCACAGGGCCTGCTGGGCCGGCGGGACGACCTCTGCGCCCAGCACTTCACGCTCAGCTGA
- the NOC4L gene encoding nucleolar complex protein 4 homolog isoform X4, protein MEREPGPEGARRALGRWLEAVLASRGQANAVFDILAVLQSEDQEEIQEAVRTCSRLFGALLERGELFVGQLPSEEMVMAGSRGAMRKYQVWMRHRYHSCCNRLGELLAHPSFQVKEQALSTLMKFVQLEGTHPLEKPKWEGNYLFPRKLFKVVLGGLLSPEEDHSLLLSQFREYLEYDDIRYHTMQAAAGALARVADRHPEVSLTFWNNAFTLLSAVSLPRQERNLSNFYAPRSREWPSDKWKVTHLRLPLSLYKKVLVIVHDAILPHLAQPTLLIDFLSSAYDLGGAISLLALNGLFVLIHKHNLEYPDFYRKLYGLLDPSVFHVKYRARFFHLADLFLSSSHLPAYLVAAFAKRLARLALTAPPEALLMVLPFICNLLRRHPACRVLVHRPQGPELDADPYDPAEEDPAKSRALESCLWELQALQRHYHPEVSKAASVINQVLSVPEVSIAPLLELTAYELFEQDLKKGPRPVPLEFIPAQGLLGRRDDLCAQHFTLS, encoded by the exons ATGGAGCGGGAGCCGGGGCCCGAGGGCGCGCGCCGGGCGCTGGGCCGCTGGCTGGAGGCGGTGCTGGCGAGCCGCGGCCAGGCCAACGCCGTGTTCGACATCCTGGCCGTGCTGCAG TCTGAGGACCAGGAGGAGATCCAGGAAGCAGTGCGCACGTGCAGCCGTCTTTTTGGGGCCTTGCTGGAGCGCGGAGAGCTGTTTGTGGGCCAGTTGCCCTCTGAGGAGATGGTCATGGCAG GGTCCCGGGGAGCCATGCGCAAGTACCAGGTGTGGATGAGACATCGCTACCACAGCTGCTGCAACCGCCTGGGGGAGCTCCTGGCCCACCCCTCCTTTCAGGTCAAG GAGCAGGCCCTCAGCACGCTCATGAAGTTCGTGCAGCTGGAAGGAACCCACCCCTTGGAGAAGCCCAAGTGGGAAGGCAACTACCTGTTCCCCCGCAAGCTCTTCAAG GTGGTGCTGGGAGGCCTGCTTTCGCCCGAGGAGGACCACAGCCTGCTGCTCTCCCAGTTCCGGGAGTATCTGGAATACGACGACATCCGCTACCACACGATGCAGGCAGCTGCGGGCGCCTTGGCCCGGGTCGCCGACCGGCACCCTGAG GTGTCTCTCACCTTCTGGAACAACGCCTTCACGCTGCTGTCCGCCGTGAGCCTGCCCCGCCAGGAGCGCAATCTCTCCAACTTCTACGCGCCGCGCTCGCGTGAGT GGCCGTCGGACAAGTGGAAAGTCACTCATCTGAGG CTGCCCCTGAGCCTCTACAAGAAGGTGCTGGTGATCGTGCACGACGCCATCCTGCCGCACCTGGCGCAGCCCACCCTCCTGATAGACTTCCTCAGCAGCGCCTACGACCTCG GGGGCGCCATCAGTCTCCTGGCCCTGAACGGCCTGTTCGTCCTGATCCACAAGCACAACCT GGAATACCCCGACTTCTACCGGAAGCTTTATGGCCTCCTGGACCCGTCCGTCTTCCACGTCAAGTATCGCGCCCGGTTCTTCCACCTGGCCGACCTCTTCCTGTCGTCCTC CCATCTCCCCGCCTACCTGGTGGCTGCCTTCGCCAAGCGCCTGGCCCGCCTGGCCCTGACGGCGCCCCCCGAGGCCCTGCTCATGGTCCTGCCCTTCATCTGCAACCTGCTGCGCAGACACCCCGCCTGCCGGGTCCTCGTGCACCGCCCGCAGGGCCCCG AGCTGGATGCCGACCCCTACGACCCCGCGGAGGAAGACCCCGCCAAGAGCCGGGCCCTGGAGAGCTGCCTGTGGGAGCTGCAG gccctccaGCGTCACTACCACCCTGAGGTGTCCAAAGCCGCCAGCGTCATCAACCAGGTGTTGTCTGTCCCCGAGGTCAGCATCGCGCCACTCCTGGAGCTCACCGCGTACGAG CTCTTCGAGCAGGACCTGAAGAAGGGGCCCAGGCCGGTGCCTCTGGAGTTCATCCCGGCACAGGGCCTGCTGGGCCGGCGGGACGACCTCTGCGCCCAGCACTTCACGCTCAGCTGA
- the NOC4L gene encoding nucleolar complex protein 4 homolog isoform X6: protein MEREPGPEGARRALGRWLEAVLASRGQANAVFDILAVLQSEDQEEIQEAVRTCSRLFGALLERGELFVGQLPSEEMVMAGSRGAMRKYQVWMRHRYHSCCNRLGELLAHPSFQVKEQALSTLMKFVQLEGTHPLEKPKWEGNYLFPRKLFKVVLGGLLSPEEDHSLLLSQFREYLEYDDIRYHTMQAAAGALARVADRHPEVSLTFWNNAFTLLSAVSLPRQERNLSNFYAPRSREWPSDKWKVTHLREHRKAFQAMWLSFLKHKLAQPTLLIDFLSSAYDLGGAISLLALNGLFVLIHKHNLEYPDFYRKLYGLLDPSVFHVKYRARFFHLADLFLSSSHLPAYLVAAFAKRLARLALTAPPEALLMVLPFICNLLRRHPACRVLVHRPQGPELDADPYDPAEEDPAKSRALESCLWELQALQRHYHPEVSKAASVINQVLSVPEVSIAPLLELTAYELFEQDLKKGPRPVPLEFIPAQGLLGRRDDLCAQHFTLS, encoded by the exons ATGGAGCGGGAGCCGGGGCCCGAGGGCGCGCGCCGGGCGCTGGGCCGCTGGCTGGAGGCGGTGCTGGCGAGCCGCGGCCAGGCCAACGCCGTGTTCGACATCCTGGCCGTGCTGCAG TCTGAGGACCAGGAGGAGATCCAGGAAGCAGTGCGCACGTGCAGCCGTCTTTTTGGGGCCTTGCTGGAGCGCGGAGAGCTGTTTGTGGGCCAGTTGCCCTCTGAGGAGATGGTCATGGCAG GGTCCCGGGGAGCCATGCGCAAGTACCAGGTGTGGATGAGACATCGCTACCACAGCTGCTGCAACCGCCTGGGGGAGCTCCTGGCCCACCCCTCCTTTCAGGTCAAG GAGCAGGCCCTCAGCACGCTCATGAAGTTCGTGCAGCTGGAAGGAACCCACCCCTTGGAGAAGCCCAAGTGGGAAGGCAACTACCTGTTCCCCCGCAAGCTCTTCAAG GTGGTGCTGGGAGGCCTGCTTTCGCCCGAGGAGGACCACAGCCTGCTGCTCTCCCAGTTCCGGGAGTATCTGGAATACGACGACATCCGCTACCACACGATGCAGGCAGCTGCGGGCGCCTTGGCCCGGGTCGCCGACCGGCACCCTGAG GTGTCTCTCACCTTCTGGAACAACGCCTTCACGCTGCTGTCCGCCGTGAGCCTGCCCCGCCAGGAGCGCAATCTCTCCAACTTCTACGCGCCGCGCTCGCGTGAGT GGCCGTCGGACAAGTGGAAAGTCACTCATCTGAGG GAGCACAGGAAGGCTTTCCAGGCCATGTGGCTCAGCTTCCTCAAGCATAAG CTGGCGCAGCCCACCCTCCTGATAGACTTCCTCAGCAGCGCCTACGACCTCG GGGGCGCCATCAGTCTCCTGGCCCTGAACGGCCTGTTCGTCCTGATCCACAAGCACAACCT GGAATACCCCGACTTCTACCGGAAGCTTTATGGCCTCCTGGACCCGTCCGTCTTCCACGTCAAGTATCGCGCCCGGTTCTTCCACCTGGCCGACCTCTTCCTGTCGTCCTC CCATCTCCCCGCCTACCTGGTGGCTGCCTTCGCCAAGCGCCTGGCCCGCCTGGCCCTGACGGCGCCCCCCGAGGCCCTGCTCATGGTCCTGCCCTTCATCTGCAACCTGCTGCGCAGACACCCCGCCTGCCGGGTCCTCGTGCACCGCCCGCAGGGCCCCG AGCTGGATGCCGACCCCTACGACCCCGCGGAGGAAGACCCCGCCAAGAGCCGGGCCCTGGAGAGCTGCCTGTGGGAGCTGCAG gccctccaGCGTCACTACCACCCTGAGGTGTCCAAAGCCGCCAGCGTCATCAACCAGGTGTTGTCTGTCCCCGAGGTCAGCATCGCGCCACTCCTGGAGCTCACCGCGTACGAG CTCTTCGAGCAGGACCTGAAGAAGGGGCCCAGGCCGGTGCCTCTGGAGTTCATCCCGGCACAGGGCCTGCTGGGCCGGCGGGACGACCTCTGCGCCCAGCACTTCACGCTCAGCTGA
- the NOC4L gene encoding nucleolar complex protein 4 homolog isoform X2, protein MEREPGPEGARRALGRWLEAVLASRGQANAVFDILAVLQSEDQEEIQEAVRTCSRLFGALLERGELFVGQLPSEEMVMAGSRGAMRKYQVWMRHRYHSCCNRLGELLAHPSFQVKEQALSTLMKFVQLEGTHPLEKPKWEGNYLFPRKLFKVVLGGLLSPEEDHSLLLSQFREYLEYDDIRYHTMQAAAGALARVADRHPEVSLTFWNNAFTLLSAVSLPRQERNLSNFYAPRSREWPSDKWKVTHLREHRKAFQAMWLSFLKHKLPLSLYKKVLVIVHDAILPHLAQPTLLIDFLSSAYDLGGAISLLALNGLFVLIHKHNLEYPDFYRKLYGLLDPSVFHVKYRARFFHLADLFLSSSHLPAYLVAAFAKRLARLALTAPPEALLMVLPFICNLLRRHPACRVLVHRPQGPELDADPYDPAEEDPAKSRALESCLWELQALQRHYHPEVSKAASVINQVLSVPEVSIAPLLELTAYELFEQDLKKGPRPVPLEFIPAQGLLGRRDDLCAQHFTLS, encoded by the exons ATGGAGCGGGAGCCGGGGCCCGAGGGCGCGCGCCGGGCGCTGGGCCGCTGGCTGGAGGCGGTGCTGGCGAGCCGCGGCCAGGCCAACGCCGTGTTCGACATCCTGGCCGTGCTGCAG TCTGAGGACCAGGAGGAGATCCAGGAAGCAGTGCGCACGTGCAGCCGTCTTTTTGGGGCCTTGCTGGAGCGCGGAGAGCTGTTTGTGGGCCAGTTGCCCTCTGAGGAGATGGTCATGGCAG GGTCCCGGGGAGCCATGCGCAAGTACCAGGTGTGGATGAGACATCGCTACCACAGCTGCTGCAACCGCCTGGGGGAGCTCCTGGCCCACCCCTCCTTTCAGGTCAAG GAGCAGGCCCTCAGCACGCTCATGAAGTTCGTGCAGCTGGAAGGAACCCACCCCTTGGAGAAGCCCAAGTGGGAAGGCAACTACCTGTTCCCCCGCAAGCTCTTCAAG GTGGTGCTGGGAGGCCTGCTTTCGCCCGAGGAGGACCACAGCCTGCTGCTCTCCCAGTTCCGGGAGTATCTGGAATACGACGACATCCGCTACCACACGATGCAGGCAGCTGCGGGCGCCTTGGCCCGGGTCGCCGACCGGCACCCTGAG GTGTCTCTCACCTTCTGGAACAACGCCTTCACGCTGCTGTCCGCCGTGAGCCTGCCCCGCCAGGAGCGCAATCTCTCCAACTTCTACGCGCCGCGCTCGCGTGAGT GGCCGTCGGACAAGTGGAAAGTCACTCATCTGAGG GAGCACAGGAAGGCTTTCCAGGCCATGTGGCTCAGCTTCCTCAAGCATAAG CTGCCCCTGAGCCTCTACAAGAAGGTGCTGGTGATCGTGCACGACGCCATCCTGCCGCACCTGGCGCAGCCCACCCTCCTGATAGACTTCCTCAGCAGCGCCTACGACCTCG GGGGCGCCATCAGTCTCCTGGCCCTGAACGGCCTGTTCGTCCTGATCCACAAGCACAACCT GGAATACCCCGACTTCTACCGGAAGCTTTATGGCCTCCTGGACCCGTCCGTCTTCCACGTCAAGTATCGCGCCCGGTTCTTCCACCTGGCCGACCTCTTCCTGTCGTCCTC CCATCTCCCCGCCTACCTGGTGGCTGCCTTCGCCAAGCGCCTGGCCCGCCTGGCCCTGACGGCGCCCCCCGAGGCCCTGCTCATGGTCCTGCCCTTCATCTGCAACCTGCTGCGCAGACACCCCGCCTGCCGGGTCCTCGTGCACCGCCCGCAGGGCCCCG AGCTGGATGCCGACCCCTACGACCCCGCGGAGGAAGACCCCGCCAAGAGCCGGGCCCTGGAGAGCTGCCTGTGGGAGCTGCAG gccctccaGCGTCACTACCACCCTGAGGTGTCCAAAGCCGCCAGCGTCATCAACCAGGTGTTGTCTGTCCCCGAGGTCAGCATCGCGCCACTCCTGGAGCTCACCGCGTACGAG CTCTTCGAGCAGGACCTGAAGAAGGGGCCCAGGCCGGTGCCTCTGGAGTTCATCCCGGCACAGGGCCTGCTGGGCCGGCGGGACGACCTCTGCGCCCAGCACTTCACGCTCAGCTGA
- the NOC4L gene encoding nucleolar complex protein 4 homolog isoform X3 — protein MEREPGPEGARRALGRWLEAVLASRGQANAVFDILAVLQSEDQEEIQEAVRTCSRLFGALLERGELFVGQLPSEEMVMAGSRGAMRKYQVWMRHRYHSCCNRLGELLAHPSFQVKEQALSTLMKFVQLEGTHPLEKPKWEGNYLFPRKLFKVVLGGLLSPEEDHSLLLSQFREYLEYDDIRYHTMQAAAGALARVADRHPEVSLTFWNNAFTLLSAVSLPRQERNLSNFYAPRSLAPLQEHRKAFQAMWLSFLKHKLPLSLYKKVLVIVHDAILPHLAQPTLLIDFLSSAYDLGGAISLLALNGLFVLIHKHNLEYPDFYRKLYGLLDPSVFHVKYRARFFHLADLFLSSSHLPAYLVAAFAKRLARLALTAPPEALLMVLPFICNLLRRHPACRVLVHRPQGPELDADPYDPAEEDPAKSRALESCLWELQALQRHYHPEVSKAASVINQVLSVPEVSIAPLLELTAYELFEQDLKKGPRPVPLEFIPAQGLLGRRDDLCAQHFTLS, from the exons ATGGAGCGGGAGCCGGGGCCCGAGGGCGCGCGCCGGGCGCTGGGCCGCTGGCTGGAGGCGGTGCTGGCGAGCCGCGGCCAGGCCAACGCCGTGTTCGACATCCTGGCCGTGCTGCAG TCTGAGGACCAGGAGGAGATCCAGGAAGCAGTGCGCACGTGCAGCCGTCTTTTTGGGGCCTTGCTGGAGCGCGGAGAGCTGTTTGTGGGCCAGTTGCCCTCTGAGGAGATGGTCATGGCAG GGTCCCGGGGAGCCATGCGCAAGTACCAGGTGTGGATGAGACATCGCTACCACAGCTGCTGCAACCGCCTGGGGGAGCTCCTGGCCCACCCCTCCTTTCAGGTCAAG GAGCAGGCCCTCAGCACGCTCATGAAGTTCGTGCAGCTGGAAGGAACCCACCCCTTGGAGAAGCCCAAGTGGGAAGGCAACTACCTGTTCCCCCGCAAGCTCTTCAAG GTGGTGCTGGGAGGCCTGCTTTCGCCCGAGGAGGACCACAGCCTGCTGCTCTCCCAGTTCCGGGAGTATCTGGAATACGACGACATCCGCTACCACACGATGCAGGCAGCTGCGGGCGCCTTGGCCCGGGTCGCCGACCGGCACCCTGAG GTGTCTCTCACCTTCTGGAACAACGCCTTCACGCTGCTGTCCGCCGTGAGCCTGCCCCGCCAGGAGCGCAATCTCTCCAACTTCTACGCGCCGCGCTC CCTGGCCCCGTTGCAGGAGCACAGGAAGGCTTTCCAGGCCATGTGGCTCAGCTTCCTCAAGCATAAG CTGCCCCTGAGCCTCTACAAGAAGGTGCTGGTGATCGTGCACGACGCCATCCTGCCGCACCTGGCGCAGCCCACCCTCCTGATAGACTTCCTCAGCAGCGCCTACGACCTCG GGGGCGCCATCAGTCTCCTGGCCCTGAACGGCCTGTTCGTCCTGATCCACAAGCACAACCT GGAATACCCCGACTTCTACCGGAAGCTTTATGGCCTCCTGGACCCGTCCGTCTTCCACGTCAAGTATCGCGCCCGGTTCTTCCACCTGGCCGACCTCTTCCTGTCGTCCTC CCATCTCCCCGCCTACCTGGTGGCTGCCTTCGCCAAGCGCCTGGCCCGCCTGGCCCTGACGGCGCCCCCCGAGGCCCTGCTCATGGTCCTGCCCTTCATCTGCAACCTGCTGCGCAGACACCCCGCCTGCCGGGTCCTCGTGCACCGCCCGCAGGGCCCCG AGCTGGATGCCGACCCCTACGACCCCGCGGAGGAAGACCCCGCCAAGAGCCGGGCCCTGGAGAGCTGCCTGTGGGAGCTGCAG gccctccaGCGTCACTACCACCCTGAGGTGTCCAAAGCCGCCAGCGTCATCAACCAGGTGTTGTCTGTCCCCGAGGTCAGCATCGCGCCACTCCTGGAGCTCACCGCGTACGAG CTCTTCGAGCAGGACCTGAAGAAGGGGCCCAGGCCGGTGCCTCTGGAGTTCATCCCGGCACAGGGCCTGCTGGGCCGGCGGGACGACCTCTGCGCCCAGCACTTCACGCTCAGCTGA